AGaaggcaaaaaagaaaaatttctgctATTTAGTTTTAAGTTCGCTAATTCAGTCTTCATAAAAATGTGTAGTCGCAAACAAGTGGGACTAACATTAAGTAATTATTCATCTTGTTCAGACTCAACATCAAAGTGATTATCTGATCAATAAGCATGCAAACTGTATGTCCAAGAGAAAATACCATTTCCATGCCAAGAGAACGGTACTTGTCAAATGCTTCTGGGGTAACATATTCAGAGACCTGCATATGCCGCTTTGATGGTCTCATGTACTGACCAAAGGTCATGACATCGACTCCAGCTGCCCTCACTTTCTCCATTGTACTAATCACTTGATCAGGTGTTTCCCCACAACCTAGCATTATTGAAGTCTTTGTCAGAGTGCCAGGAGGAGCATATTCTTTTGCCATTTTAAGGACGTCGATTGATTGCTTGAAATTAGCACGATGATCTCGCACCATGCTCTGCAGCTCTTCAACTGTCTCAATGTTGTGAGCAAAAACATCTAACCCAGATTTTGCAACTGTCCCCACACAGCTGGGGTCTCCTCGAAAATCAGGAACTGCATAATCATGAATACAGACAAATCAAGGATGCAGAAATCCAAAGGAGTGATTTAAAAACCCAAATCAAAAGTAGATCATGATGGAGCTTTCAAGTTGCATATAGAAGCTGAGCAGAAAACAATCATTTGACTATGCATGAGATAACACACCAAGCATTTGAAGACCGTAAAGGAACAATAGGTTTTCACAAGTCACAAAAACAGCATGTCCTCAGCTATTTTCTAGAAGATGAGGCAATCAAACAGCAGAAAGCTATTTTTCTCCAGTACATTGCAGCATAGCAAGAATTTTTTATGCACAAGAAAAATTTAGTGCTAccctcttttcttcctcttctctaatTAATGATGACCAAAATAATTGCAAGGACATGAAACTATGGAGGTCAGAGGACTCAGCAATGCTGCTCAGTATTATCAGAAGAATTAGAGAATGGATATGGTCATGTAATACATTCACGCCCAAGCTGCAAGGTGGTTGTGTATCTAGATATCCATTCTCGTGATATTAGTGGCTTCTAAATGGGTAGGCAtccatttaaatttatttaaaacgGTCATACTTTAAATTACATAAAGCATAAACGATTCATACCGAGTGCTTCTATTAGCATCTTTGGTTTCAGATACTTTAATTTTTGCACTGTTTCAGCAAAATGTCCACTTCCTTGATCAGGCAAGTCATCGCGGTCGACGCTAGTGATCACCACGTAATCCAAACCCCATGAGGCAATTGCTTCAGCAACATTAGAGGGTTCATTTGGATCTGGTGGAGGGGGAGTGCGTGATGTCTTTACATTACAAAATCTGAAAATGTGTAAGACAAAAACATTGGGATTTAGAATATCtggaaaaataatgaaaaaaaaaatcagatttttCAGCTCCAGGCCAGCAACACATGCAAAACCAGATCAGTAACAGAATTCATATAACATTATGTCTAAAGCTGGAGATAATATAATACTATCTCTAATATGAGCAAATATGAAAGGCCAAATGTAGAAAAAGCCAATTTTTACCATATATATCTGACATCCGATATCATGAAATTAAAAAACTAATTGATTAGTAGCAGTAATAGTCATGCCCACTTCACACAAACCATTGGACATCAAAATTGTAGCTGAATTTTATTATCAAATTAACATAGCCTTCAAAAAATTCTCATAagtttctcctcttcttgtgATGAAACTTGTAGCAGGGTTTTTCAATTGTCAAATATGGAAAATAGTGCTCCAGGAAGTTTTATGATTTAAAGGCGAAGCTAAAGTTGAGATAATACACTTCTGAACCATTTAGAGCAAATACAAGACCAAATTCCAGCATACAATTGCTGTTTTGGAAAAAGGTTCCCTAAAAATCCGCTTTTAGTCTCGAGTGGCTCTCCCTCAGCACAAAAGATAACATGAAGCATGTGCCACTAAATTTTTTGTTTGGTTATTATCATCCCCACATATATAAATGGAATCCCACTTTGTGTAGCAAGTGAACTGAtcctaataaaatataataataataattataatttttttccctGTTACTAGAGGTGCTCTTGATGGTTTTCCATCCTCAATGTAAAACAGACTCTATTCTCTGTTACCCTGTTGCCTTGGAGAGGCAAGCAATCCATTATGAATTCCTATATTTAAGAATTGAATGTGCACCACAAAATAAGTCGTTAGCCTTTATTatagcaatttttctatttgtcatTCAATTGCACTGAGATTAAAAGGTTGATGGTTGAAAGAAAAGGTTTTGCTCGAATCATTTATAAAAGTAGAGCACTGCACATGAACATAAATCATTGTTCTGATTTATAAATGAtaatataagttttcaaaagcaggTTATTGCAAGTAGCAAATTCTACAGCTTGATTATCCTAATGCATAGCCAAGAGACCTTACAGGCAATAGCAAATGTTGCAGTAGTACTTTCTAAAACCTACTATCTGTCCACCGACCATACGGGTTTCATGACAGGTCTCTCTTTTGTCCAAATTTGGGCACGAACCTTACAAGGTTGATGTCAGGCTTACATCCGGCAACTAAAACCACTCAATCATTCCATTTAGCAATCCAATTAAGAGTTGAGCTCTATAGCTGACCCCATATTTGGTGAGAAAACACTTGGATCATGATCATGATGTTTCCAATTTCCATTCAATCTATCTTAGATTTTCTGCTCTTCTTTTGCAATCCCTTCGAGATTGATCCGAGAACATTTCCTTATCTTAGATCTCTTCTATGCAAGATCATATTAGATCTCATCTATACAAGATTGTATTATTTAAGATAGCTGACCAACACTGATCCTCAAACGGTGTAGGTCCTGCAATTCCTTTGCCTTGCTCAATCATAACCATGTCATTGTGTCATCTGCCAAATGCCCACCTCGGCACTATCATTTTTGCATAGCAGACTTATGTCCTGGACCCTCTAAATTGGCTGACATTCTAACCAAGCAATAGTGCCAACCTCATAGCAATTTTATGAAAGTAACACACAAGTGATAAAAGTATGTGACAATTACAAGACATCCTATATGCATCCCTTCACCATATGTGTCTTCAGAAGTCACAGAGCCCCACGCATATTACCTTGCAAAGCAATATATTACACTTTCTTCAAGTTAACAAGAATCATAGGCAgattctgtttcttttttccatCAGTTGCCAGGCCAAGGAATAGACCTTTGGTTGACCTGGTTAACATAGAAGCAAATTGATTACAATATGCTGCTATCCATTATCCTATTCTTGCTCCATCACCCCTCCAAAAGCTGACAGAACTACACACAGTTTAATCCTTAAATCAAGAAAAATTGCGCACATTTGTACAAATATATATCATCGTATATTTTTGTAGCCCCATTTGTATTTCCCATGATCCTCATGCTACCTTTGCAATCTTCTCTACCATGTTTAAAATGTTAACCGAACACTGATTCTCATGTACCCAATCTGATCCTCGGACAGGCCCAGTTTTGTACATGTAATGTTCAGCCATTCACTAAATTAAGATGAAGATTCATGCCAAAATCAACAGAAAAACTATCATGATTTATACTCAATTTCTTCAACACCTTTAACAATTATTATAATCAATTAAAAAGTTtacttttcttcatctcaaactgTTTCTTATATTCGTTTTACGGTCTCGTATAATGTGAAAAAACAGCCAaatccaaccaaaaaaaaaacacacacacacccaaGGAAAAAAATGAGGATATGGATAGAATTTCAGAAAATCTCACCTACAGCCACGAGTACAGGTGTCCCCGAGGATCATGATAGTGGCGGTGGCCGTCCCGGTCTCCCCACCGGACCAGCACTCCCCGAGATTGGGGCACCTGGCCTCCTCGCACACGGTGTGGAGCTTGAGCTCCCTCAGCTTCGCCTTGATGGCCGCGTACTTGGCCCCCCCTGGGATCGTCTCCTTCATCCATTTCGGCTTCGGGAGCGGCTGCTTCTTCGTCCCGACCTCCACCGAGTAGACGAAGTccgagagggagggggagtccGCGGCGAGGCGCCGCCGTAGGTCAGAGAGGGTCCGGGCCGGCGGCGGAGGGGCAGAGGAGGAGCCTAGGGTTTGGGCAGAGGGGTCccgatctagggtttggaggaTGGAAGTAGTGGAGAAGAGGGCTCGGCGGCAGTGGAGGGATCGCGCGATGGAGAGGAAGACGCGCGGGCGATGCATCATGTCCGCCCCTTCGACGACTCTTCcgccctcttctcttcctctatcTTCCCCTCTGTTCTGGGATGTGAGAGGCTCTGCGTTGCAACGCGTGTAGGTGGGatggctgttttttttttttttctcctttgttttttcttttaaatattattattattatttacatCAGCTACTCACACTAATTCCGCATGGGCACAACCAGCTAAATTAATGAGGATAAGATGGCTTTCGCATAGCCATAAGCATACTAAGAAGCGACCACTATGATCGGAGTTGGTAGCAAATAATGGACGACTCCAACGTTCGCTAATTGATTTTTGTATTATCATGACATACTGCTATTAAGGAGccatttgttaaaaaaaaaaagaggctcactaaaagaaaaaaaagagtgatcAGTCTCCTCATTCAAACATTTCTAGTTTGCAAACAAGGTTGAGAGGTGAAGCTCCAGTAAAAATATTCATGTCTCAATATTCTCGCTCTGTTGACATTGCTGACTTTGGTATTTGAAATATTGTAAGTGAAAATATCGCATCTAATTTTAGGGGCATAACaggtattttatacaaatttttttgaaaatatagatattcaaccaaacataagtcaATTTGGAAAATGTGCTTTTTATGCCACTTTCCAATGATAaactaaatatgcaaaaattattttcttatgTATGATATAACTAGAAAACACATTCCAATGAGGAAAATTTTTTCTAGCAAACTAAATGAATCCTAAGTATTTACAACAAGTTGAGTAATACCGCTGGATAAATtctgcataaaatatttttttgttattgattttgtaagatttcttttttattaccAGTATGTATTCAAGAATTTTCCTATCCTAGGTCTAAATATAATTACATACTTACTGATTTTTAGATGCATATATTTTGAATAACTGATATATATTTGTCTAGATTACTGCCCATCTCATACGCTCACAGCATCATTTTgtaatagaaattaattttcatataaaagtaataattaaaaatatgcaAAATCTACTAATGGATTAGAGTAAAGTTTGTGCAATGCACTCAAACCATACAacataaaaagataaaaatgctTCCTTTGAGTGTAGGATCGGACTTTGAGGTAAAGAGGTCTAACACAATAATTTGCAATTTGCGAGTGGGTTTGGTCCAATGCGCAATGGCTCATTTGGTAGCCATAAATCctaactatttttattttaccaaaaaaaaagagtactAATTGTTTTTGTATTGAAAAAATATCCACTTTAGTATACATCGTGATGTATTAAAACGACCATGGTGCATTCAGGCCCTACCTAAGATC
This is a stretch of genomic DNA from Phoenix dactylifera cultivar Barhee BC4 chromosome 9, palm_55x_up_171113_PBpolish2nd_filt_p, whole genome shotgun sequence. It encodes these proteins:
- the LOC103701743 gene encoding lipoyl synthase, mitochondrial — encoded protein: MMHRPRVFLSIARSLHCRRALFSTTSILQTLDRDPSAQTLGSSSAPPPPARTLSDLRRRLAADSPSLSDFVYSVEVGTKKQPLPKPKWMKETIPGGAKYAAIKAKLRELKLHTVCEEARCPNLGECWSGGETGTATATIMILGDTCTRGCRFCNVKTSRTPPPPDPNEPSNVAEAIASWGLDYVVITSVDRDDLPDQGSGHFAETVQKLKYLKPKMLIEALVPDFRGDPSCVGTVAKSGLDVFAHNIETVEELQSMVRDHRANFKQSIDVLKMAKEYAPPGTLTKTSIMLGCGETPDQVISTMEKVRAAGVDVMTFGQYMRPSKRHMQVSEYVTPEAFDKYRSLGMEMGFRYVASGPMVRSSYKAGEFYIKSMIDADRAKASMDPHHGS